Sequence from the Brevundimonas diminuta genome:
AAGCTTTTCTTGATCCCGTCGATCCAGCCCCAGCACACGAGCACGTCCACCGCCTCGACCCAGGTGATCGAGGCGACGCCCGACTTGACCTTGAAGATGCGGATCCAGAGCTCGGTCGCGCGGTCGTGGTTCGCAGCCAGCCAGGCCTCGAACGCCTCGGGCGTCTCGAACGCCCGCACCTTGTCCGGATCAACGACCATCGGCGCCATCAGGCCGAGCGTCCGATCAGGCCGCCCAGCGCCTCCAGATAGGCGGCGAAGGCCTTGCGTCCTGACGGGGTGATGGTCACGCGGGTCAGGGGTTTGTTGTTCACGAAGCTCTTGGCCACGGCGACGTATCCCGCCTCCTCCAGCTTCTTGATGTGGACGGACAGATTGCCCTGCGTCGCCTCCAACACCGTCTTCAGCTCGGTGAAGTCGGCGGCCTCGGCGTCGGCCAGATAGACCATGATCCCCAGCCGCATCCGGCCGTGGATGACCTCGTCGATCTTGCCGAGCGCGTCCAGTCCCATGGATCAGCCGACATCCGCATCATTGGCGCGGGCCTTCAGCGCCGCACGCGTCATGATCCAGCCCGGTCCCGCGAAGAGCACGAACAGGGCGAGGGTGCAGACGTAGAGATAGACCACCGCGTCGCGAACCAGCACACCCAGCGCGACCGCCGTGATCCAGCCGCCTAACGACGTCGCCAGCATCCATGGCTTCTTCTTCAGACTGTAGGCCACGAACCAGGCCGCCGACTGAAGCGCGAAGATCATCGCCGGATAATAGAGCCAGACCGCGAAGTCCTGATCGCGGCGCGCCCCCACGCCGAACACGATGATGATCGCCAGATTGGCCATGCCCGCGCCGCTGAAGGCGGCATTCAGCGTGCGGGTGACGATCGGGCCGGCCGTCCCCGTCTTGCGATCCTCACGCACGGCCCAGGTCAGGACGACAAGAAAGGCGACCGTGATGGCGACCACAAAGCTGAGATTTCCCAGCGGCGGCCAGCGCACGATCCCCCACACCTGACCGATATGGAACAGGCATTGCAGACCATAGAGCAGACCGCCCGCCAGATAGGCGACGCCCAGCGTCAGGGTCGCCCTGGGATTATTGCCGCCCTGAACAATGGCCTTCATGAAGGCCAGGTCGGCCTCCGGGCCGGTGCGGGACTTGTCGGACATCGCTGTGTGATTCCTGTGCGACGGGCGCGTCCCTCGGATGGACGCCGCCGGAAGGGTTTGCAAATTATTCGGCGGGGATCAGCGCAGGCGCAGGTCGGTTGCGCCACGGCACGCGCCGGCCATTCAGCCATCGCCCCATAAAGCTGTGGCGGATCAGCAGTTCGTAGGACGTCAGGCACACGGCGAAGACGCCCGCCGACACGCCGATCAGCTTCACCCACCACGGCCCGGCCCAATCCTGCACCCAGACCTGGGCCAGCATGACCAGCGGCAGATGCACGATATAGATCCAGTAGGAGGCGTCGGAGAGGTAGCGCCGAACCGGACTGTGGCCCAAGGCGAACCGCAGGCACAGTCCCATTGCCGCCAAGGCCGAGGCATAGACGGCGACCGCCGTGACGGCGGCGGCCAGGGCCTTGCCGGCCGTCGGCTCGCCCATCGGCGCGATGCTCGGTCCGCCCGCAAGGATATAGGCCGTCACGCCCGAAACCAGCGCCACGCACAGGAACAGCGGCGACCATTTGGCGATCCGGTCCAGCAGATCACGCCGCCGGTCCAGCGCGAAGC
This genomic interval carries:
- a CDS encoding winged helix-turn-helix domain-containing protein, whose product is MGLDALGKIDEVIHGRMRLGIMVYLADAEAADFTELKTVLEATQGNLSVHIKKLEEAGYVAVAKSFVNNKPLTRVTITPSGRKAFAAYLEALGGLIGRSA